Proteins found in one Salvia splendens isolate huo1 chromosome 10, SspV2, whole genome shotgun sequence genomic segment:
- the LOC121753087 gene encoding protein TOC75-3, chloroplastic-like, giving the protein MSFSAAAHLLPLSSSGASRRRLPNGTTTTAAASSGLHYPSPTLQCSLPSPSYSQNPKPPKSPPFPLNSILSPKSIAVSAASCILFGIANPILSGADSVFNFGGGNGGAGGGGGGGNGGGEGGGFWSFLSPAAIAKDDDPQQDWDSHGLPANIVVQLNKLSGFKKYKVSEILFFDRRRGSSVGTDDSFFEMVSLRPGGVYTKAQLQKELETLATCGMFEKVDLETKTNPDGSINITIPFLESTWQSADRFRCINVGLMPQSKPIEMDADMTEKERLEFYRSQEKDYRRRIDRSRPCLLPMSVQREILQMLRDQGKVSARLLQRIRDRVQQWYHDNGYACAQVVNFGNLNTKEVVCEVVEGDITQLVIQFQDKLGNVCEGNTQLPVIKRELPKPLRQGQVFNIEAGKQALRNINSLALFSNIEVNPRQDEKNEGGIIVEVKLKELEQKSAEVSTEWSIVPGRGGRPTLASVQPGGTVSFEHRNINGLNRSLLGSVTTSNFLNPQDDLAFKLEYVHPYVDGVYNPRNRTFRASCFNSRKLSPVFTGGPGIEEVPPIWVDRAGLKANVTENLTRQSKFTYGLVMEEITTRDESSHISSNGQRVLPSGGVSADGPPTTLSGTGIDRMVFLQANITRDNTRFLNGAIVGDRNAFQLDQGLGIGSKFPFFNRHQLALTKFIQLKNVEEGAGKPPPPVLVLHARYGGCVGDLPSYDAFTLGGPYSVRGYNMGELGAARNILEVATELRIPVRNTHAYVFAEHGNDLGSSKDVKGNPTEVYRRRGQGSSYGVGAKLGLVRVEYAVDRNSGSGAVFFRFGERF; this is encoded by the exons ATGTCGTTCTCCGCGGCGGCGCATCTCCTTCCCCTCTCTTCCTCCGGAGCCTCCCGCCGCCGCCTCCCAAATGGCACCACAACTACCGCCGCTGCCTCTTCAGGTCTCCATTACCCTTCTCCTACTCTGCAATGCAGTCTCCCATCTCCGTCCTACTCCCAAAACCCTAAACCTCCAAAATCTCCGCCTTTTCCTTTGAACTCCATTCTCTCACCCAAATCCATAGCTGTCTCCGCTGCATCCTGCATTCTCTTTGGTATCGCCAACCCTATCTTATCCGGCGCCGACTCTGTATTCAATTTCGGCGGCGGTAATGGTGGGGctggcggtggcggtggggGAGGAAATGGCGGAGGTGAAGGCGGTGGTTTCTGGAGTTTTTTGTCACCCGCTGCTATCGCTAAAGACGATGATCCCCAACAGGATTGGGATTCACATGGTCTGCCTGCCAACATTGTTGTTCAGCTGAACAAGCTCAGTGGCTTCAAAAAGTACAAGGTCTCGGAGATCTTGTTCTTCGACCGCAGGCGCGGCTCCTCTGTTGGCACGGATGACTCCTTCTTTGAGATGGTCTCTCTTCGGCCTGGGGGCGTTTACACCAAGGCGCAGCTTCAGAAGGAGCTCGAGACGCTAGCCACCTGCGGAATGTTCGAAAAAGTCGATTTGGAGACAAAGACCAATCCGGATGGCTCAATTAACATAACCATTCCGTTCCTTGAATCGACATGGCAGTCTGCTGACAGATTCCGGTGCATCAATGTGGGACTTATGCCGCAGTCCAAGCCTATTGAGATGGATGCTGATATGACCGAGAAGGAGAGGCTCGAGTTCTACAGGAGCCAGGAGAAGGATTACAGGAGGAGGATCGATAGATCCCGGCCTTGCTTGCTGCCGATGTCTGTGCAGAGAGAGATTCTGCAGATGTTGAGGGATCAGGGAAAAGTTAGTGCGAGATTGTTGCAGAGGATTAGGGATAGGGTGCAACAGTGGTACCATGATAATGGATATGCTTGTGCTCAAGTTGTGAATTTTGGTAATTTGAATACTAAAGAGGTGGTTTGTGAAGTGGTGGAAGGTGATATTACGCAGCTGGTGATTCAGTTCCAAGATAAGCTTGGCAATGTCTGTGAGGGGAATACTCAGTTGCCTGTGATTAAAAGAGAGTTGCCAAAGCCG CTCCGCCAAGGACAAGTTTTCAATATTGAGGCTGGGAAGCAAGCTCTAAGAAACATAAATTCCTTGGCCCTTTTCTCAAATATCGAGGTGAACCCTCGTCAAGATGAGAAGAATGAGGGAGGTATTATTGTTGAAGTCAAGCTTAAGGAACTGGAACAGAAATCCGCTGAAGTTAGTACTGAGTGGAGTATTGTCCCTGGTCGTGGGGGGCGTCCAACGCTG GCTTCAGTGCAGCCAGGTGGAACAGTTTCTTTTGAGCACCGAAACATTAATGGTTTGAATAGGTCACTTCTTGGTTCAGTGACCACCAGCAACTTCCTTAATCCCCAG GATGATCTTGCTTTCAAGCTAGAGTATGTTCATCCTTATGTAGATGGTGTATACAATCCTCGCAACCGTACTTTCCGTGCTAGTTGCTTCAACAGTAGAAAGCTGAGTCCAGTCTTCACTGGGGGACCTGGAATAGAAGAAGTTCCCCCTATATGGGTTGACAGAGCTGGGTTGAAAGCCAACGTTACGGAG AACTTAACAAGGCAAAGCAAGTTTACTTATGGGCTTGTGATGGAGGAAATAACAACACGTGATGAAAGCAGTCACATTTCTTCAAATGGTCAAAGGGTGTTGCCAAGTGGTGGAGTTAGTGCAGATGGGCCTCCGACGACTCTCAGCGGCACTGGAATTGATCGTATGGTTTTTCTGCAGGCCAATATCACACGTGACAACACAAGATTCCTAAATGGGGCTATAGTTGGTGATAGAAATGCGTTTCAG CTTGATCAAGGTCTTGGAATCGGTAGCAAGTTTCCATTCTTTAATCGCCATCAATTAGCCCTCACCAAGTTTATCCAGTTGAAGAATGTAGAGGAAGGTGCTGGGAAGCCACCACCTCCCGTTTTAGTTCTCCATGCTCGTTATGGTGGCTGTGTTGGAGATCTTCCCAGTTACGATGCATTTACTTTGGGAGGGCCTTATTCTGTACGTGGATATAACATGGGAGAATTGGGAGCTGCAAGAAATATACTTGAG G
- the LOC121753145 gene encoding transcription factor PCL1-like, with protein sequence MIIQFPSLSLPNQTSYVNLITDSNSMSEEAKIDDAVSDWEDGLPSADDLTPLSQCLIPLELASAFRISPDPPRTAVDVTRASRTTLSSLRVSSSSSAAAVNFKPFGDDHAAADDAADEGSDPKKTRRAESPDDPMVDNCTDDQSTATAKALKRPRLVWTPQLHKRFVDVVAHLGLKNAVPKTIMQLMNVEGLTRENVASHLQKYRLYVKRMQGLSNEGPSPSDHLFASTPLPTQSFNESSSAGPSHGNGIANGSHSSVGNNGSSANNHMGMSIPMPYPPPPQIVPMQMMGMAHGHGYHGYEAVHSHHSHHYQQQQYGSMMQQQRDWSGNKYNGYPQHHTTQNNSKC encoded by the coding sequence ATGATAATCCAATTCCCCTCTCTCTCACTCCCAAATCAAACATCCTATGTGAATTTGATCACTGATTCCAATTCCATGAGTGAAGAAGCGAAGATCGACGACGCCGTCTCCGACTGGGAGGATGGCCTCCCCTCCGCCGACGACCTCACCCCCTTATCCCAGTGCCTGATCCCCCTCGAATTGGCCTCCGCCTTCCGCATCTCGCCGGACCCGCCCCGCACCGCCGTCGACGTCACCCGCGCCTCCCGCACCACGCTCTCCTCCCTCCGcgtctcctcctcctcctccgccgccgccgtcaaTTTCAAGCCCTTCGGCGACGATCACGCCGCCGCTGACGACGCCGCCGACGAGGGCTCCGACCCGAAGAAGACCCGCCGCGCCGAATCCCCCGACGACCCCATGGTCGACAACTGCACCGACGACCAGTCGACGGCCACGGCGAAGGCTCTGAAGCGGCCGCGCCTCGTGTGGACCCCGCAGCTGCACAAGCGGTTCGTGGACGTGGTGGCTCACCTAGGGCTGAAGAACGCCGTGCCGAAGACGATTATGCAGCTGATGAATGTCGAGGGTTTGACTCGGGAGAACGTCGCCAGCCATCTCCAGAAGTATAGGCTGTATGTGAAGAGGATGCAGGGGCTGTCCAACGAGGGGCCGTCCCCGTCCGATCACCTCTTTGCCTCGACTCCGCTGCCCACGCAGAGCTTCAACGAGTCGTCCAGCGCCGGCCCCAGCCACGGGAATGGAATTGCAAACGGAAGCCATAGCAGTGTTGGTAATAATGGAAGTAGTGCTAATAACCATATGGGGATGTCAATTCCGATGCCATACCCTCCGCCGCCTCAGATTGTGCCGATGCAGATGATGGGAATGGCACATGGACACGGCTACCATGGATACGAAGCTGTGCATTCGCATCATAGTCATCACTATCAGCAGCAGCAGTATGGTAGTATGATGCAACAGCAGAGGGATTGGTCTGGCAATAAGTATAATGGCTATCCGCAACACCATACGACTCAAAATAATAGCAAGTGTTAG